A window of Hallerella porci genomic DNA:
AACTCGATACATTTTTTTACCATCCTCTTCTGCAGGAAGAAAAAATGTTGCATTTCCCCAATTTTCTTTGTAGGTTTTCATTTGGAACAATACCGACAGACCTAATAGGTTCGCTCCCGACATATTTACTGGCCACCAGTTTACTTTCGAAGATAAAGCAAGCCCCCCTTCCGACGTGTAATTCTTCCATTCATAGGCATTCATTATATGCCCCCCCCCGGACACAAGCCCTGATGAATTCTAGTGTCTCCACCTACGGTATCCTTCCAAAGCACTGAGTCATACTTAGCTGATAAGCCCATCGCTTCGCTCCAGGTGTATCGCCCCCCCCCCCAGCCGTTGTCGCAGAACCACTCGTCATTCAAGTCACAATACTTTTCCACCTTAGTGTCATCGTGTATTTTTTTACTAGTATCAATCATCTCGCCGTAGTTTAAATTTTGGGCAAATACTTCGATCTTTTCGCCCTCAACAATCATTCCATCTCCATCATGCATGTTTAGGATGACTGTCTTATACGACTGATGGTCACGGGGATCTTCAAATTCTCCATAAGTAGAATATTTCGTTTCAAACAAACTATCCATCACTGGGTATTCTTTGGGTTGGGGATCATAGACGATAGAATCCGTTTTCCAATACCCACCATCACAGTGAACATACACCGTTCGTTTTTCTTGATACAATGTATCAATATCGCCTTCCTTGCAATAATCGGCAACATATGAAGAACTACTATTCGACTTCTCCACCGACGAGCTACTATTCTTATCTTCACTTGAAGAATACTTCATCGAGGAACTGGATTCCTGAGCCTTATCAATCGACGAGGATAAGTCTTCGGCAGTATCAGAGTCTTTTAAACTTGAAGAAGACTCCGCCGTCGCACTTTCGTCCGGTCCATTGCTAGAGGCCGACGAAGAATCGTCACAGCCCCAAAGGCCAATTCCGCTAAACGCGGCCAGAAAAAGTAATGTCTTGAACTTGTTCATAATTTGTACTTCTATTATTAAACTTTCGTGCCGCCCAGATTGTCCGGGTCTATAGAGAGCAGGGCTTGAATATCCGCAGCGCTCAGCGGTGCAGACTGTTGTATTTCAAAATTTTTCTGTGGGTTTATTATCAAGTCCTTGTTTACGGACTTGACTAGTTCGCCGGAATCTTCTGCCACATACAGCCCCGTCTCGGGGTTGCGGACAAATTCTGGATTTGTAGTTTTTTTTTAATAGTGGGTACATGAACAACCATATTCATTACCGGTTAAGTTAAATCTATCCTTTTTTCTTGTTAAGTGGTATACCCTTGTGGTCTAGGCAGCCTGTTTTGACAGCCTATATTCGACCGGGGTCATGTATCCGAGCGAACTGTGGAGTTTTTTGCGGTTGTAGAACAGCTCGATGTACCTGAAAACGGCCTCCCGCACGTCTTCGAGGTCCTTGAAGTCACGCCTGTAGGCCATCGAAAATCACTTCGTGATTTATATTTCTGCGCCTCGGTCATGAGCAAGCAAGCTTGCTCGCGACTCTCGGCTTGTAGATTTTTGCCATTGTTTTACCTTTTGGGGGTTGCGCAATGACCGTGAGCCGAGTGCAGCGTAAACATGCTCGCATGTTTACATTGCCGAGGCGATCTCGCCTTCAAACCGACTTCCACTGAACATATCGCTCATGTCCGTGATGTCCGAAACGTCAATGTCGTTCAGATCGCATTTGATTCCCTCTGTCTGAATGCGGTTTTTGATGATTCTCTTCAGTTCTTCTTTATTTGCGGGTTTGAGCATTGCCTGTTCCTCCTTTAAAAGTAATAAGCCACTAGTTGCGTCAGTATAACTTTTTCCGGTCATTCCAAGCTAAGTGTGGAACGATTTTCTTAAAAATAGCCTTTATCTATGATTCCGAAAGGATTTTTTACAACAGCAAAGGCTCCCGAAAAATGGGAGCCTTTCTTCTATGCTTTCGAAATCCCGAAACTAGTCGCGGAAGAGAACCTTTTTCGTTCCTTTCACCACTTCGCCAACATGGTAGAACGGTTCGTTCTTCGATTTCAGATGGGCTTCCACGTCCGCCAGGTTCGCATCATCGACAAACACGAGCATCCCGATTCCCATATTGAAAGTCGAATACATTTCATCCTTTTCAACACTGCCAGCCTGCTGGATGATTTTGAAAATCGCCGGAACTTCCCAAGAAGTGCGGTCAATGACCACGTCCACATCAGCAGGAAGAATCCGCGGGATGTTTCCCTGGAAACCCGAACCCGTCACATGGACAAGGCCGTCGATTTTTTTAGCATCGGTGAGTTCGATCAGGCTCTTGTAATAGCTGCGGTGCGGCACCGTGAGAGCTTCGCCGATTGTCTTGTCGAGGCCTTCCACGCGAGAATCCACCTTGTAACCCGCCACTTCAAACAGCGCTTTGC
This region includes:
- a CDS encoding fibrobacter succinogenes major paralogous domain-containing protein: MNKFKTLLFLAAFSGIGLWGCDDSSSASSNGPDESATAESSSSLKDSDTAEDLSSSIDKAQESSSSMKYSSSEDKNSSSSVEKSNSSSSYVADYCKEGDIDTLYQEKRTVYVHCDGGYWKTDSIVYDPQPKEYPVMDSLFETKYSTYGEFEDPRDHQSYKTVILNMHDGDGMIVEGEKIEVFAQNLNYGEMIDTSKKIHDDTKVEKYCDLNDEWFCDNGWGGGRYTWSEAMGLSAKYDSVLWKDTVGGDTRIHQGLCPGGGI
- a CDS encoding IS3 family transposase, with the protein product MAYRRDFKDLEDVREAVFRYIELFYNRKKLHSSLGYMTPVEYRLSKQAA